accggctcccactatcccccacctcatcccacgtgtgaccggctcccactatcccccacctcatcccacgtgtgacctgCTCCCACTattccccacctcatcccacgtgtgaccggctcccactgtcccccccacctcatcccacgtgtgaccggctcccactgtcccccccacctcatcccacgtgtgaccggctcccaccaCATATTATAATATTCTTCCTGTTACAGAGACTCACCCGGTGATAACTCCATGGGGCACTTCCGGTCTGCGCTGCCCACTTCCGGTCCCCGCGGTAATATCTCCCCCCCGGTAACACAGTCACAGCAGTGACACCCCAGTACGGCGGCTCAGTGAGATCAAACAGGAGAGACATGCAAAACCTCTAGCAGTTACCATGGAAACTGACACAGCAAGggagtgctgggggagggggggatctctgtgactgggggggaatatctgtgactggggtggggggggaatatctgtgactggggtggggggggaatatctgtgactggggtgggggggaatatctgtgactggggtggggggggaatatctgtgactggggtggggggggaatatctttgactggggtgggggggggaatatctttgactggggtgggggggggaatatctttgactggggtgggggggggaatatctttgactggggtgggggggggaatatctttgactggggtggggggggggatatctttgactggggtgggggggggaatatctgtgactggggtggggggggaatatctgtgactggggtgggggggggaatatctgtgactggggtgggggggaatatctgtgactggggtggggggggaatatctgtgactggggtggggggggaatatctgtgactggggtggggggggaatatctgtgactggggtggggggggaatatctgtgactggggtggggggggatctctgtggcCTGGGGGGtgggatctctgtgacctggggggaggggaatctctgtgacctgggggggagggggaaggggaatctctgtgactgggggggaggggaatctctgtgactgggggggaaggggaatctctgtgactgggggggaggggaatctctgtgactggagggaggggaatctctgtgactggagggaggggaatctctgtgacctgggggagggggatctctgtgactgtgggggagggggatctctgtgactggggggaggggaatctctgtgactgggggaggggaatctctgtgactggggggaggggaatctctgtgactggggggggggaatctctgtgactggggggaggggaatctctgtgactggggggggggaatctctgtggctggggtgggggggaatctctgtggctgggggggaaggggaatctCTGACTgagggggatctctgtgactgggggggaggagaatctctgtgactgggggagaatctctgtgactggggggggggatctctgtgacaggggggaggggaatctctgtgactgggggagaatctctgtgactgggggggggatctctgtgacggGGGtgaggggaatctctgtgactcgggggggaggggaatctctgtgactgggggggggaggggaatctctgtgactggggggaggggaatctctgtgactggggggaggggaatctctgtgactgggggggaggggaatctctgtgactgggggggaggggaatctctgtgactgggggggaggggaatctctgtgactgggggaaggggaatctctttgactggggggaggggaatctctgtgactggggggggatctctgtgactggggggggatctctgtgactgggggggaggggaatctctgtgactggggggaggggaatcTCTGTACTGGGGGGAATATctctgactggggaggggggaatctctgtgactgggggggggaatctctgtgactggggaggggggaatctctgtgactgggggggaggggaatctctgtgactgggggggaatatctctgactggggagggggaatctctgtgactggggggggaatctctgtgactggggggggaggggaatctctgtgactgggggggaatatctctgactggggaggggggaatctctgtgacgggggggaatctctgtgactggggggaggggaatctctgtgactgggggggaatatctctgactggggggggggatctctgtgactggggagGGGGAATCNNNNNNNNNNNNNNNNNNNNNNNNNNNNNNNNNNNNNNNNNNNNNNNNNNNNNNNNNNNNNNNNNNNNNNNNNNNNNNNNNNNNNNNNNNNNNNNNNNNNNNNNNNNNNNNNNNNNNNNNNNNNNNNNNNNNNNNNNNNNNNNNNNNNNNNNNNNNNNNNNNNNNNNNNNNNNNNNNNNNNNNNNNNNNNNNNNNNNNNNcgtgtgtctctctctctctctctccctcgtgtgtctctctacctcttctctctctctctccccctgcagacaaccccttccccccccgccccccctccatcATGCTCTCCCGCCAGCGCTCCTCCTGCTTCCTCCTGGATCCGCCCAGACCGCGGGGGGCGGAGTTTGTGGAGACGCTCCGTCTGATTGGATACCCGGGCGCGGACGCCCTTCAGGGGCAGGACTTCGACTGGCTGTGCGAGGACAGCGGGGGCGAGGCGGAGCTCTTCGTGGGCTGGTTCTGCGGGGCGGTGGGCCAGCAGAACGTGCTGAGCGCGGAGCAGCTGGACGCCTACCAGAACCTGCTGGCTTCGGGGCAGCCGCTGCTGGAGGCGGACGAGCTGCAGAGCGTCAGCGTGGCGGGACGGGCGGGcgaagaggaggaggatggggcgGGCGTGGCAGAGCTGGAGGCGGAGGTGCAGAGCCTGCAAAGCCTCAGGTTGCAGCTGCTCCGCTGCCGCAACAAGCTGCAGTCCCGGGGGGTGGCGCTGGGGCGCTGCCGCCAGGCGCTGCAGGCGTGGGAAGGGGAACAGGAGAGGGGGCTTCACGACACCAAGGAAGAGTCGGCCGGGCTGAACTCCCGGAGTAACCGAGCGTGGGCTCAGCTCCGGGAGACGGCGGCGGGGCTGGGGGAGCTGCACGGGGCGCCCGGCGGCGGCGGGGTCTTCCTCTCGCGGCTCGGGCTGGAGGCTTACATGGGGCTGGAGGAGGCCAGCTGGGGGCCGGTGCAGGAGTGGGCCAGGGGGACGCTGCCCacggaggtggagagagaggggagggcgcGGCGGGAGATGGAGAAGGAGGGGGGCCGCGTCAGGACGGTGTGGACGTCGCAGATGGTGCAGCTGAGCCGGGCCCGGGCCACCCTGTGCGGCCAGGAGGAGGCGCTGAGctgggcaggggggagaggaggggagcaagtGAGACCTCTTCTCCATTATACCCGCCGCGCTCCTCCCCCTCATCCATTATACCCgccgcactcccccccccccctcatccattATACCCgccgcactcccccccccctcatccattATACCCGccgcgctcccccctctctcatccattATACCCGccgcgctcccccctctctcatccattATACCCGCCACGCTCCACCCTCTCTCATCCATTATACCTGccgcgctcccccccctctctcatccattATACTCACCGCCTCCACCCTCTCTCATCCATTATactcaccgcctcccccctctctcatccattATACCCGCCGCGCTCCCCCCTCTCATCCATTATACCCGacgcgctcccccctctctcatccattatactcaccgcctccccccctctctcatccattATACCCGccgcgctcccccctctctcatccattatactcaccgcctccccccctctctcatccattatactcaccgcctccccccccctctcatccaTTATactcaccgcctcccccctctctcatccattATACCCGCcgtactcccccctctcatccaTTATactcaccgcctcccccctctctcatccattATACCCGCcgtactcccccctctcatccaTTATACCCGCCgcgctcccccccctcatccaTTATACCCGccgcgctcccccctctctcatccattatactcaccgcctcccccctctctcatccattatactcaccgcctcccccctctctcatccattatactcaccgcctcccccctctctcatccattatactcaccgcctccccccctctctcatccattATACCCGCCgcgctcccccccctcatccaTTATACCCAccgcgctcccccctctctcatccattatactcaccgcctcccccctctctcatccattatactcaccgcctcccccctctctcatccattatactcaccgcctccccctctctcatccattatactcaccgcctcccccctctctcatccattATACCCGccgcgctcccccctctctcatccattatactcaccgcctcccccctctctcatccattATACtaaccgcctcccccccctctctcatccattatactcaccacctcccccctctctcatccattatactcaccgcctccccccctctctcatccattatactcaccgcctccccccctctctcatccattatactcaccgcctccccccctctctcatccattatactcaccgcccccccctctctcatccattatactcaccgcctccccctctctcatccattatactcaccgcctccccccctttctcatccattatactcaccgcctccccccccctttctcatccattatactcaccgcctccccccctctctcatccattATACTCACCgcctcgccccctctctcatccattatactcaccgcctcccccccctctctcatccattatactcaccgcccccccctctctcatccattatactcaccgcctcccccctctcatccATTATACCCGccgcgctcccccctctctcatccattatactcaccgcctccccccccatctcatccATTATactcaccgcctccccccccctctcatccaTTATACTCACCATGCTCACCCCTCTCTCATCCATTATACTCACCGCCTTCCCCCTCTCATCCATTAtactcaccacctcccccctctctcatccattatactcaccgcctcccccctctctcatccattatactcaccgcctcccccccccctctcatccaTTATactcaccgcctccccccctccccctctctctcatccattaTACTCACcgcgctccccctctccccctctctctcatccattaTACTCAccgcgctccccctctctctcatccattatactcaccgcctcccctctctctcatccattatactcaccgcctcccccctctcatCATTATactcaccgcctccccccccatctcatccATTATactcaccgcctccccccccatctcatccATTATactcaccgcctccccccccatctcatccATTATactcaccgcctccccccctatCTCATCCATTAtactcaccacctcccccctctctcatccattatactcaccgcctccccccctctcatccATTATactcaccgcctcccccccctctctctcatccattaTACTCGCcgcgctcccccctcccatccattaTAATAAAgtactctctcccccacccccccattatATTAAAgtactctctcccccacccccccattatATTAaagtcctctctcccccacccccccacagatgtgggaccccCTCTGGTTTCAGGCCCTGGAGAGAGAGATTCAGACCCTGGAGGGCGAGGTGGAAACCCTGCAGGCCCAGCGGCTGCCGGCCCTGGCATGGGAGTCCTCTGTCGGGACGTGCCTGCCCGCACACCGGGGGTGGCTGCAGGCCGAGGAGCGGAGGCTGGGGCAGGCGGAGCGAGGCCAGGCCCTGGCGGGGGAGGCGTTGCTCGGGCAGCTGGCGCGCGTGCAGCTGCTGGAGCTGGGACTGcaggtggagaggagggacctcCAGCAGACAGAGGGCCGCCTGCGGGAGCTGGGCGCGGAGCTGGGCTACAGAGCTggggagctggagaggagggtgTCTGGGCCGTGGGTCTCCTCACAGAGGCTGACCCCCATACGTATCGACAGCAGGGACCACACCGCTCtgaggtgagggcgggggggcCGCGTGTGCCCCCTGCATCTGTACGTCTCTCACATTCGCTCTCTCCCATCCTGTCTGGCGCTATTTCCCCAGgttttctttctccctccctctctctctctcctccctctctctctctcctccctctctctctctcctccctctctctctctcctccctctctctctcctccctctctctctctcctccctctctctctctcctccctctctctctctcctccctctctctctctcctccctctctctctctcctccctctctctctttgtttttcttttattttcaaatgtttccttttccacctatttttttttttttttgtaatttctctccctctctgtcttcaACATTTTACCTCCCAATCATCAGTCTCTCCtatttgccccccccacaccactctccacctcccgccccccccacaccactctccacctcccgcccccccacaccactctctccccttcgcacccccccccccacacactccgcactataacaaagatacgccctttcctctgttgctcgactgctaaaactctgactcaggccctcattctctcccgccttgattactgtaacctcctgctgtccggccttcctgccgctcacctgtctcccctacaatcaatcctaaacactgctgccagaatcactctactctttccaagatctgtctcggcgtctctcctggcttccgatcaaatcccgcatctcacactccattctcctcctcacttttaaagctctacactcttctgcccctccttacatctcaccctaatatctcactatacccccccctgcccctccttacatctcagccctaatttctcgctatgcaccatccc
This genomic stretch from Ascaphus truei isolate aAscTru1 unplaced genomic scaffold, aAscTru1.hap1 HAP1_SCAFFOLD_930, whole genome shotgun sequence harbors:
- the LOC142486524 gene encoding HAUS augmin-like complex subunit 3 encodes the protein MLSRQRSSCFLLDPPRPRGAEFVETLRLIGYPGADALQGQDFDWLCEDSGGEAELFVGWFCGAVGQQNVLSAEQLDAYQNLLASGQPLLEADELQSVSVAGRAGEEEEDGAGVAELEAEVQSLQSLRLQLLRCRNKLQSRGVALGRCRQALQAWEGEQERGLHDTKEESAGLNSRSNRAWAQLRETAAGLGELHGAPGGGGVFLSRLGLEAYMGLEEASWGPVQEWARGTLPTEVEREGRARREMEKEGGRVRTVWTSQMVQLSRARATLCGQEEALSWAGGRGGEQMWDPLWFQALEREIQTLEGEVETLQAQRLPALAWESSVGTCLPAHRGWLQAEERRLGQAERGQALAGEALLGQLARVQLLELGLQVERRDLQQTEGRLRELGAELGYRAGELERRVSGPWVSSQRLTPIRIDSRDHTALRLSAMLDDPANQKELFPKYEALQRRGASLLQEVTSLSGKRQGPLPQVGGLEQECDDLHRGVCHGTRRLQLREPSLTLSLEAVTSAASQLNQWLLDFLRDLKCKRAALQNSRLGQERQLYVSFYQDPALLAKVVEDLERRVREIHFE